CTGTCGGCGGTGTCCACATAGACATCAGCGATCGGGACACCAAGCGTTTCGGCTGCAATCTGCCGGGTCACCGATTTCATGCCCTGGCCGAGATCGATAGCGGACAAGGCAACGGTGAACTTGCCATCGGGATTGGAATGGACGAGCGCCTGCGACGGGTCGCCGCCAAGGTTCATACCGATGGGATAGTTGATGGCCGCAAAGCCGCGGCCTGTGTGAACAGTCATCAGCGCCTCCTGAATCCAGAGATGGAAGAAAAGCGGGTGGAGGCGCGCTTGCGCGGTTGTTGACCTGCAGCGGGGGGAGCTGCGGGCGCCGGCTGCACTGGTGCAGGCTGCGGTGCTGGGGTCGATTGCGGCACGGGTTGGTAGCTTGAAGGCTGAACAGGTGCCTGTTGCGCTGGCACCGACGAGGGTGTGGAGGGCACGCTGCCAGTGGTTGGACTGGAACCGCCTTTGCGGGCGTAAGATGTGCTTTCAAAGCCTTCCACGGCGCCGTCGTGATCAATGGCCGTGTGGGCGGGTATCTGACCGCGCACGCCGCCTCCATCTCGGAGTGAAGAAGCAGCTTTGGATTCTGGTTTGATGGTCAGGCCTGCTTTCTCGGCGACGACCTGACAGCACTCGATGAACGCGCAGTTCTTGGCTACGCGGCGATGGGCCTTCATATCGCCGTCGCGATAGGCATTCAGAATGCGCAGGTCGATAGGGTTCATGCCAATGGTGTCGGCAACCTGATCCATATGCGCTTCAATTGAAAAATCGACGCCGGTGATGCCAAAGCCACGCATGGCCGTTGCAGGCGTGCGGTTGGTGTAAACGCAATAGACATCGGCATAAACGTTGGGGATGGTGTATGGGCCAGGTAGGTGGCCGACCGATTTGATCACCGCGTAGGACGATAGGCGGGTGTAAGCGCCGCAGTCGAAATAGCCGCGGAACTTGCGGGCCACGATGCGCCCATCATTCATCACGCCATCGGTGATGTACCAACGCTCGGCGCCTCGCGGGGCGCCAACCTGCATCTCCTCCTCGCGATCCCATTGCGATTTGCAAGGTTTGCCGGTGAGCATCGCGCCGAGGATCGACAGCGGTTCGTGGATTGAATCGACCTTACCGCCAAAACCACCACCGACCGTGCCACCGATAAAATGCAGCCTTGAGGATGGCTCGTTAAGGACCTTGGAGGCGGTGCCCAGCGAGAAGAACAGCGCCTGCGTACCGGTGTAGCAAACGTAGCGGCCATTCTGTTCTGGCGCGGAAATGGCACCGCAGGTTTCTATGGGCGCCTGCTCGATGGGCGACATCTGATGACGTGTCTCAACGATATGGTCAGCGGTTTTGAAGGCCGCATCCACATCCCCAAAGCGCAGCTTTTGGTGGTCGTATTTACCGTGGTAAACGAAGGCGTTGCCTGGATAGACATCGCATACC
The DNA window shown above is from Hyphomicrobiales bacterium and carries:
- a CDS encoding xanthine dehydrogenase family protein molybdopterin-binding subunit; translated protein: MANTFEFRKEFFADERDENLNEIGKRIRRQDIEGHVTGRSPFYDDHLFDGLLHMRYVRSPHHHARIRRIDTSRAENMPGVVRIITGADVPVNLNTLLALLDFGLDDEPVLSDKKVAYVGEPVAAVVAHTEAEARAAVKEVHVDWEVLPHVHDVEEALKPGAPTVCDVYPGNAFVYHGKYDHQKLRFGDVDAAFKTADHIVETRHQMSPIEQAPIETCGAISAPEQNGRYVCYTGTQALFFSLGTASKVLNEPSSRLHFIGGTVGGGFGGKVDSIHEPLSILGAMLTGKPCKSQWDREEEMQVGAPRGAERWYITDGVMNDGRIVARKFRGYFDCGAYTRLSSYAVIKSVGHLPGPYTIPNVYADVYCVYTNRTPATAMRGFGITGVDFSIEAHMDQVADTIGMNPIDLRILNAYRDGDMKAHRRVAKNCAFIECCQVVAEKAGLTIKPESKAASSLRDGGGVRGQIPAHTAIDHDGAVEGFESTSYARKGGSSPTTGSVPSTPSSVPAQQAPVQPSSYQPVPQSTPAPQPAPVQPAPAAPPAAGQQPRKRASTRFSSISGFRRR